Sequence from the Gemmatimonadota bacterium genome:
CCGGGGCTGCCACCGCGATGGGCACTGCCAGTGGCGTCAAGGCGATCCGTTCCGGCGACTGACCCACCCCTGACCCTGGAGGCCCGATGCACGACCTGGTCCCGCTCATGATCTTCGCGATCCCCATCATGGGGATCATCCATTCGATGGTCACCAAGCTCGCGAAGACGCGACTGGAAGAGGCGAGACTGCGCGCCGGCGAGATGGTCGACGGGGGCCTGGCCGCCATCGAGGACCTCCGGGCCGAAGTCGATGGCCTCCGCGCCGAGCTCAGCGAAGTGCATGAACGGCTCGATTTCACCGAACGCCTCCTCGCCAAGGGGACCACCCCGGCCGAATAGCCGGGCGTCTCATGTCCGACCACGCCACTCGGCTTTATATTCCGGGATGGCAACCATCTCCTGCGTCCGCTGCGGCACCTCCGGGGAATCCCAGGCCTTCAAGCCCTTCCCCAACGAACTCGGCGAGCGCGTCTACACCACGATCTGCCGGAATTGCTGGGCCGAATGGCTCAAGACCCAGCAGCAGCTGATCAACCACTACGCCCTCATTCCGCACCAGCCAAAGGCGAAGGAGTTCCTGCTCCGCAACATGGAGCAGTTCCTCTTCGGCGAAGGCGCGCCGGACTCGCTGCCGTGAGGTAGTCCCCTCGCTGGCCGCCACGTGCGACGCGTCCCCCCACCATGGAGCCCCCCCATGACCCACCTCGGACCGCGTGAAGGAATCACCACTGGCGTCATCGGCGCCGTCATCGTCGCCGCGTTCTACCTGCTCCTCGACACCGTCAACGGTACGCCGCTCCTGACGCCGAGCATCCTCGGCGAGGTGCTCGTGCTGCGGAACGGGACGCCCAATCTGACCGTGCCGGTCGGCATGGCCATCGCGGCCTACACGGTGGTCCACCTGATCGCCTTCGGCCTCTTCGGGCTCTTCCTCGCGCGGATGGTGCACCTGTCGGAGCGGTCATCGGTGGCGCGCTACGGCGTGCTGCAACTGCTCGTCGCCTTTCTCTTTGCGTTCTATGGCGTGCTGGCCGTGGCTTCGGAGGTGACCCGTGGCCTCTTTCCGCTCTGGGGTGTGCTCGCCGCCAACGTCGCTGCCGCCCTGGCGATGGGTGCCTATCTCTGGAATCGGCATCCGGCATTCCGTGCCGCCATCCGCCGCACGCCACTCGGGGCAGGCGATAGCGCCGACGCGTGATGCACATATAGCGTCGGACCGCCGGACGGATTAGCATCCGGGCATTCCCCAAGCCGGAAGTTCATGCCCGATCGCGTCCTGCGGGTCCATCCCGACGACAACGTCCTCGTGGCGCTCGTGCCCCTCGCCGCCGGGGACCACGTGCGTCACGCCGACGGCGAACTGGTCCTCACCACGCAGGTCTCCCCCAAGCACAAGTTCACC
This genomic interval carries:
- a CDS encoding oxidative damage protection protein, yielding MATISCVRCGTSGESQAFKPFPNELGERVYTTICRNCWAEWLKTQQQLINHYALIPHQPKAKEFLLRNMEQFLFGEGAPDSLP